The following proteins come from a genomic window of Mycolicibacterium rufum:
- a CDS encoding DUF456 domain-containing protein, protein MSAGGIVLVALVIAVGLVGIIVPILPGGILVIAAIGVWAWVEGGAAAWGVFGIAAAFFAAAAVIKYTWPARRMRDAQVRTSVLVAGAVVGVVGFFVIPVVGLLIGFVGGVFAAEMATRRNLARAWASTMHAIKGVALSVGVELTGALLATVTWAVGVYLTA, encoded by the coding sequence GTGAGCGCCGGCGGGATCGTCCTCGTCGCGCTCGTGATCGCCGTGGGCCTGGTGGGGATCATCGTGCCGATCCTGCCGGGCGGCATCCTCGTCATCGCCGCCATCGGGGTGTGGGCGTGGGTCGAAGGCGGCGCAGCGGCGTGGGGGGTGTTCGGGATCGCGGCGGCGTTCTTCGCGGCGGCCGCGGTGATCAAGTACACCTGGCCGGCCCGGCGCATGCGGGACGCGCAGGTGCGCACGTCGGTGCTGGTGGCCGGGGCGGTCGTCGGCGTCGTCGGGTTCTTCGTGATCCCGGTCGTCGGTCTGCTGATCGGCTTCGTCGGCGGGGTTTTCGCCGCCGAGATGGCGACCCGCCGCAACCTCGCCCGGGCCTGGGCGTCGACGATGCACGCGATCAAGGGCGTCGCCCTGTCGGTGGGGGTGGAACTGACCGGGGCGCTGCTGGCGACCGTCACGTGGGCCGTCGGGGTGTACCTGACCGCGTGA
- a CDS encoding PPOX class F420-dependent oxidoreductase, translated as MTVALPDDLLELLRKPSPCFVATLMADGSPQLTETWVTTDGEHVVLNIVGGMQKERNLRRDPRIAVNVADPDQVARFFEVRGRVVSMTSEGGKEHIDELSQKYLGIPYPYFSGNPDETRLIVTIEADKVNTPMRG; from the coding sequence GTGACCGTTGCCCTGCCTGACGACCTGCTCGAGCTGCTGCGCAAGCCCAGCCCGTGCTTCGTCGCGACGCTGATGGCCGACGGATCGCCCCAGCTCACCGAGACGTGGGTGACCACCGACGGCGAGCACGTCGTGCTCAACATCGTCGGCGGGATGCAGAAGGAACGCAATCTGCGGCGAGACCCGCGGATCGCGGTCAACGTCGCCGATCCCGACCAGGTGGCCCGCTTCTTCGAGGTGCGCGGCCGGGTGGTGTCGATGACCAGCGAGGGCGGCAAGGAGCACATCGACGAGCTCTCGCAGAAGTACCTCGGGATCCCGTACCCGTACTTCAGCGGGAACCCCGACGAGACGCGGCTGATCGTGACGATCGAGGCCGACAAGGTCAACACGCCGATGCGGGGCTGA
- a CDS encoding haloacid dehalogenase type II translates to MSIRALAFDVFGTVVDWRSSVTAELKRFGARHGVERDWPAFADAWRAGYSPAMDRVRRGELPWTRIDDLHRGRLVELLADAGITVDDAEIDDLNRAWHRLDPWPDAVAGLTRLKERFVITTLSNGNVSLLTNMAKRAGLPWDCVLSAEIFRHYKPDPETYLGCAEILDVAPSELMMVAAHPSDLRAARDAGLRTGFVFRPAEHGPDRTLRRPAADEFDVLAEDFSDLADRLAAREDFAP, encoded by the coding sequence GTGAGCATCCGCGCCCTCGCCTTCGACGTGTTCGGCACGGTGGTGGACTGGCGCTCGAGCGTCACCGCCGAACTCAAGCGGTTCGGCGCCCGGCACGGCGTCGAGCGGGACTGGCCGGCGTTCGCCGACGCGTGGCGCGCCGGGTACTCGCCGGCGATGGACCGGGTGCGCCGCGGCGAATTGCCGTGGACCCGCATCGACGATCTGCATCGCGGGCGGCTGGTCGAGTTGCTCGCCGACGCCGGGATCACCGTCGACGACGCGGAGATCGACGACCTCAACCGCGCGTGGCACCGGCTCGACCCGTGGCCGGACGCGGTGGCCGGACTGACCCGGCTCAAGGAGCGGTTCGTCATCACCACGCTGTCCAACGGCAACGTCTCGCTGCTGACCAACATGGCCAAGCGGGCCGGCCTGCCGTGGGATTGCGTGCTGTCGGCGGAGATCTTCCGGCACTACAAGCCCGACCCCGAGACCTACCTCGGATGCGCGGAGATCCTCGACGTGGCACCCTCGGAACTGATGATGGTCGCCGCGCATCCGTCCGACCTGCGTGCCGCGCGGGACGCGGGGCTGCGGACCGGTTTCGTGTTCCGCCCCGCCGAGCACGGCCCCGACCGCACGCTGCGCCGGCCTGCCGCCGACGAATTCGACGTGCTGGCCGAGGATTTCAGCGACCTGGCCGACCGACTGGCTGCTCGAGAGGACTTCGCGCCGTGA
- a CDS encoding NADPH:quinone oxidoreductase family protein: MKALVAQELSGPAGLVYTDVPDPAGDGHVVIDVRAAGVCFPDLLLLRGEYQLRLDPPFTPGMEVAGVVRSAPEGSEFTVGQRVSAFTMLGGYAEQVAVAPASVVATPDDVDDASAAALLGNYYTMYFALQRRAALRAGETVLVLGSGGGVGTAAVQIAKAMGATVIAMVHRPSAIDFVTSLGADAVLPLGDGWLDAVREHTVGRGVDVVVDPIGGSAFDDAVRAMATEGRLLVIGFAAGGIPTVKVNRLLLRNVSVVGVGWGEFVNRTPGAQAEVGAGLAALVAEGLRPPAPVRFPLSAGAEALQSLADGGIAGKLVLEP, translated from the coding sequence TCGTGATCGACGTGCGCGCCGCCGGCGTGTGCTTCCCCGACCTGCTGCTCCTGCGCGGTGAGTACCAGCTGCGGCTCGATCCGCCGTTCACCCCCGGGATGGAGGTCGCCGGGGTGGTGCGTTCCGCGCCTGAAGGCTCTGAATTCACGGTCGGACAGCGGGTTTCGGCGTTCACGATGCTCGGCGGGTATGCCGAGCAGGTGGCCGTTGCGCCCGCGAGCGTGGTGGCCACACCCGACGACGTCGACGACGCGTCGGCCGCGGCACTGCTGGGCAACTACTACACGATGTACTTCGCCCTGCAGCGGCGGGCCGCGCTGCGCGCCGGCGAGACCGTGCTGGTGCTCGGGTCGGGCGGCGGCGTCGGTACCGCCGCGGTGCAGATCGCCAAGGCGATGGGCGCCACGGTGATCGCGATGGTGCACCGGCCGTCCGCTATCGACTTCGTGACATCGCTGGGCGCTGACGCGGTGCTGCCACTCGGCGACGGATGGCTGGACGCGGTCAGAGAACACACCGTGGGCCGCGGCGTGGACGTGGTGGTGGACCCGATCGGCGGATCGGCGTTCGACGACGCCGTCCGCGCGATGGCCACCGAGGGACGGCTGCTGGTGATCGGCTTCGCGGCCGGCGGCATCCCGACGGTGAAGGTGAACCGGCTGCTGCTGCGCAACGTCAGCGTCGTCGGCGTGGGGTGGGGCGAGTTCGTCAACCGCACCCCCGGGGCGCAGGCCGAGGTGGGCGCCGGACTGGCCGCGCTCGTCGCCGAAGGGCTGAGACCCCCTGCGCCGGTGCGGTTTCCGCTGTCGGCCGGGGCCGAGGCGCTGCAGAGTCTGGCGGACGGCGGCATCGCGGGGAAACTGGTCCTCGAGCCGTGA